Proteins from a genomic interval of Chanodichthys erythropterus isolate Z2021 chromosome 8, ASM2448905v1, whole genome shotgun sequence:
- the LOC137024993 gene encoding gastrula zinc finger protein XlCGF57.1-like isoform X1, with protein sequence MAFIKEESEDIKMGFIKDESEEMKIEETFRVKQEDTETQTELMALKEESEHLNEKEEEEKDQDESHIDFIIGEQSFICSQTEKTSSEKRGQKTATKSYFTCSQCGKGFSQHGNLKVHMRIHTGEKPYACQHCGKSFNEKGNLKKHMRIHTGESPFTCQQCGKSFTQNDSLKSHMRIHNGEKPFTCQQCGKSFTQKDSLKVHMKVHNGENLFNCQQCGKIFIRKGCLKSHMRVHTGEKPFTCPQCGKSFKHRATINSHMKIHTGEKPFSCDQCGKTFRHKVNLNTHMRTHSRDNTFMCHQCGMNFTDSVHLKNHVITHTGEKPFMCNNCGKTCSNKTNLKIHMRVHTGEKPFTCPQCGKSFALKESLKTHIRSHTGEKPFTCLQCEKSFAYRVDLKRHMQTHSGKKLQEFEKSLTQTI encoded by the coding sequence AACTGATGGCGCTGAAAGAAGAGAGTGAACATTTGAATGaaaaggaagaggaagagaaagATCAGGATGAGAGTCATATTGATTTCATAATCGGAGAGCAATCTTTCATTTGCTCACAGACTGAAAAGACTTCCTCAGAAAAAAGGGGCCAGAAGACAGCAACTAAAAGTTATTTCACCTGCTCTCAATGTGGAAAGGGTTTCAGTCAACATGGAAACCtaaaagtccacatgagaattcacactggagagaagccttacgcCTGTCAACactgtggaaaaagtttcaatGAAAAAGGAAACCTAAAaaaacacatgagaattcacactggagagagcccTTTCACCTGTCAACAATGCGGAAAAAGTTTCACTCAAAACGATAGCCTTAAAtcccacatgagaattcacaatggagaaaagcctttcacctgccaacaatgtggaaaaagttttaCTCAAAAAGACAgtcttaaagtccacatgaaagTTCACAATGGAGAGAACCTTTTCaactgccaacagtgtggaaaaattTTCATTCGAAAAGGATGCCTTAAAagccacatgagagttcacactggagagaagcctttcacttgccctcaatgtggaaagagttttaaacATAGAGCGACAATTAATTCccacatgaaaattcacactggagaaaagccgttctcatgtgatcagtgtggaaagacttTCAGACATAAAGTAAACCTTAATACCCACATGAGGACTCACTCAAGAGATAACACTTTTATGTGTCACCAGTGCGGAATGAATTTCACAGACAGCGTTCACCTTAAGAATCATGTAAtaactcacactggagaaaagcctttcaTGTGCAATAACTGTGGAAAGACTTGCTCAAACAAAACTAACCTTAAaattcacatgagagttcacactggagaaaagcctttcacctgccctCAGTGCGGAAAGAGTTTCGCGCTTAAAGAAAGCCTTAAGACGCATATAAGatctcacactggagagaagcctttcacgtgtcttcagtgtgaaaagagtttcGCATATCGAGTAGACCTGAAACGTCATATGCAAACTCACTCTGGAAAGAAACTGCAGGAATTTGAAAAATCACTTACTCAGACTATTTAA
- the LOC137024993 gene encoding oocyte zinc finger protein XlCOF6-like isoform X3, which translates to MAFIKEESEDIKMGFIKDESEEMKIEETFRVKQEDTETQTELMALKEESEHLNEKEEEEKDQDESHIDFIIGEQSFICSQTEKTSSEKRGQKTATKSYFTCSQCGKGFSQHGNLKVHMRIHTGEKPYACQHCGKSFNEKGNLKKHMRIHTGESPFTCQQCGKSFTQNDSLKSHMRIHNGEKPFTCQQCGKSFTQKDSLKVHMKVHNGENLFNCQQCGKIFIRKGCLKSHMRVHTGEKPFTCPQCGKSFKHRATINSHMKIHTGEKPFSCDQCGKTFRHKTCSNKTNLKIHMRVHTGEKPFTCPQCGKSFALKESLKTHIRSHTGEKPFTCLQCEKSFAQKQNLKAHMRTHTGEKPFTCQQCGQSFARKENLNSHMRIHTGERPYTCQQCGLSFARKGNLNSHMRTHTGEKPFTCKLCGTSYSRKECLKTHMRVHIGEKPFTCDQCGKSFRRKVYLNQHMKTHLRVNSFTCHQCGMSFTDSNRLKNHVIRHNGEKRFMCLHCGKSWITKSILEVHMRVHTGEKPFTCRQCGKSFIHKGNLNIHMRLHTGEKPYKCLHCEKSFTYHRDLKRHLQTHS; encoded by the exons AACTGATGGCGCTGAAAGAAGAGAGTGAACATTTGAATGaaaaggaagaggaagagaaagATCAGGATGAGAGTCATATTGATTTCATAATCGGAGAGCAATCTTTCATTTGCTCACAGACTGAAAAGACTTCCTCAGAAAAAAGGGGCCAGAAGACAGCAACTAAAAGTTATTTCACCTGCTCTCAATGTGGAAAGGGTTTCAGTCAACATGGAAACCtaaaagtccacatgagaattcacactggagagaagccttacgcCTGTCAACactgtggaaaaagtttcaatGAAAAAGGAAACCTAAAaaaacacatgagaattcacactggagagagcccTTTCACCTGTCAACAATGCGGAAAAAGTTTCACTCAAAACGATAGCCTTAAAtcccacatgagaattcacaatggagaaaagcctttcacctgccaacaatgtggaaaaagttttaCTCAAAAAGACAgtcttaaagtccacatgaaagTTCACAATGGAGAGAACCTTTTCaactgccaacagtgtggaaaaattTTCATTCGAAAAGGATGCCTTAAAagccacatgagagttcacactggagagaagcctttcacttgccctcaatgtggaaagagttttaaacATAGAGCGACAATTAATTCccacatgaaaattcacactggagaaaagccgttctcatgtgatcagtgtggaaagacttTCAGACATAAA ACTTGCTCAAACAAAACTAACCTTAAaattcacatgagagttcacactggagaaaagcctttcacctgccctCAGTGCGGAAAGAGTTTCGCGCTTAAAGAAAGCCTTAAGACGCATATAAGatctcacactggagagaagcctttcacgtgtcttcagtgtgaaaagagtttcGC tcaaaaacaaaaccttaaagcccacatgagaactcacactggagagaagcctttcacctgccaacagtgtggacagAGTTTTGCACGTAAAGAAAACCTTAATtcccacatgagaattcacaccggAGAGAGACCTTACacatgccaacagtgtggacTGAGTTTTGCACGTAAAGGAAACCTTAATTCccacatgagaactcacactggagagaagcctttcacctgcaaACTGTGTGGGACGAGCTACTCACGAAAAGAATGTCTTAAGactcacatgagagttcacattggagagaagccattcacatgtgatcagtgtggaaagagtttcagacgTAAAGTATACCTTAATCAGCACATGAAGACTCACTTGAGAGTAAACAGTTTTACATGTCATCAGTGTGGAATGAGTTTCACAGACAGCAATCGCCTTAAGAATCATGTAATAAGGCACAATGGAGAGAAGCGTTTCATGTGCCTTCATTGTGGAAAGAGTTGGATAACCAAATCAATCCTTGaggttcacatgagagttcacactggagagaagcctttcacctgccgtcagtgtggaaagagtttcatacATAAAGGAAACCTTAACATTCACATGAGgcttcacactggagagaagccttacaagTGTCTTCATTGTGAGAAGAGTTTCACATATCATAGAGACCTGAAACGTCATTTGCAAACTCATTCTTGA
- the LOC137024993 gene encoding gastrula zinc finger protein XlCGF57.1-like isoform X2, with translation MALKEESEHLNEKEEEEKDQDESHIDFIIGEQSFICSQTEKTSSEKRGQKTATKSYFTCSQCGKGFSQHGNLKVHMRIHTGEKPYACQHCGKSFNEKGNLKKHMRIHTGESPFTCQQCGKSFTQNDSLKSHMRIHNGEKPFTCQQCGKSFTQKDSLKVHMKVHNGENLFNCQQCGKIFIRKGCLKSHMRVHTGEKPFTCPQCGKSFKHRATINSHMKIHTGEKPFSCDQCGKTFRHKVNLNTHMRTHSRDNTFMCHQCGMNFTDSVHLKNHVITHTGEKPFMCNNCGKTCSNKTNLKIHMRVHTGEKPFTCPQCGKSFALKESLKTHIRSHTGEKPFTCLQCEKSFAYRVDLKRHMQTHSGKKLQEFEKSLTQTI, from the coding sequence ATGGCGCTGAAAGAAGAGAGTGAACATTTGAATGaaaaggaagaggaagagaaagATCAGGATGAGAGTCATATTGATTTCATAATCGGAGAGCAATCTTTCATTTGCTCACAGACTGAAAAGACTTCCTCAGAAAAAAGGGGCCAGAAGACAGCAACTAAAAGTTATTTCACCTGCTCTCAATGTGGAAAGGGTTTCAGTCAACATGGAAACCtaaaagtccacatgagaattcacactggagagaagccttacgcCTGTCAACactgtggaaaaagtttcaatGAAAAAGGAAACCTAAAaaaacacatgagaattcacactggagagagcccTTTCACCTGTCAACAATGCGGAAAAAGTTTCACTCAAAACGATAGCCTTAAAtcccacatgagaattcacaatggagaaaagcctttcacctgccaacaatgtggaaaaagttttaCTCAAAAAGACAgtcttaaagtccacatgaaagTTCACAATGGAGAGAACCTTTTCaactgccaacagtgtggaaaaattTTCATTCGAAAAGGATGCCTTAAAagccacatgagagttcacactggagagaagcctttcacttgccctcaatgtggaaagagttttaaacATAGAGCGACAATTAATTCccacatgaaaattcacactggagaaaagccgttctcatgtgatcagtgtggaaagacttTCAGACATAAAGTAAACCTTAATACCCACATGAGGACTCACTCAAGAGATAACACTTTTATGTGTCACCAGTGCGGAATGAATTTCACAGACAGCGTTCACCTTAAGAATCATGTAAtaactcacactggagaaaagcctttcaTGTGCAATAACTGTGGAAAGACTTGCTCAAACAAAACTAACCTTAAaattcacatgagagttcacactggagaaaagcctttcacctgccctCAGTGCGGAAAGAGTTTCGCGCTTAAAGAAAGCCTTAAGACGCATATAAGatctcacactggagagaagcctttcacgtgtcttcagtgtgaaaagagtttcGCATATCGAGTAGACCTGAAACGTCATATGCAAACTCACTCTGGAAAGAAACTGCAGGAATTTGAAAAATCACTTACTCAGACTATTTAA
- the LOC137024995 gene encoding gastrula zinc finger protein XlCGF57.1-like has product MSSIKEEIEEMRIEEAFIHEDTEEQTDILALKEESEGESLNEKEKDQYEQHLFMTGEKSTQPEITSSENEAQKTKSNDYFICLTQKQNLKAHMKTHTKEKRFTCQQCGKSFYGKGNLTDHMRIHTGEKPFTCQQCGQSFTQKQNLTSHMRSHSGERPYTCQQCGQGFTRKETLNFHMRTHTGERPYTCQQCGQSFARKETLNFHMKIHTGERPFTCKLCGTSFSRKESLKIHMRVHTGEKPFICGQCGKTFRYKLNLNQHMNTHLTDHVITHTREKPYVCHHCGKTFITKSHLEIHIRVHTGEKPFTCPQCGKSFIHKGNLEVHMRIHTGEKPYTCPHCEKSFTYHRDLKRHLQTHS; this is encoded by the exons ATGTCGTCTATTAAAGAGGAGATTGAAGAAATGAGGATCGAAGAAGCATTCATacatgaagatactgaagaacaaacag ACATTTTGgcactgaaagaagaaagtgaaGGCGAGTCATTAAATGAAAAGGAAAAAGATCAGTATGAGCAACATCTTTTCATGACTGGAGAAAAATCCACACAACCTGAAATCACTTCATCAGAAAATGAAGCTCAAAAAACCAAATCTAATGATTATTTCATCTGTTTAACTCAAAAACAAAACCTTAAAGCCCACATGAAAACTCACACCAAAGAGAAGcgtttcacctgccaacagtgtggaaagtcTTTCTATGGAAAAGGAAACCTGACagaccacatgagaattcacaccggagagaagcctttcacttgccaacagtgtggacagAGTTTTACTCAAAAACAAAACCTTACTTCACACATGAGATCTCACAGCGGAGAGAGACCTTACacatgccaacagtgtggacagGGTTTTACGCGTAAAGAAACCCTTAATTtccacatgagaactcacactggagaaagaCCTTACacatgccaacagtgtggacagAGTTTTGCTCGTAAAGAAACCCTTAATTTccacatgaaaattcacactggagagagaccTTTCACCTGCAAACTGTGTGGGACAAGCTTCTCAAGAAAAGAAAGTCTTAAaattcacatgagagttcacactggagagaaaccattCATATGTGGTCAGTGTGGAAAGACTTTCCGATATAAATTAAACCTTAATCAGCACATGAATACTCATTTAACAGACCACGTAATAACTCACACTAGAGAGAAGCCTTATGTGTGCCATCATTGTGGAAAGACTTTTATAACCAAATCACACCTTGAGATTCACATAAgggttcacactggagagaagcctttcacctgccctcagtgtggaaagagtttcatacATAAAGGAAACCTTGAggttcacatgagaattcacactggagagaaaccttacacgTGTCCTCATTGTGAGAAGAGTTTCACATATCATAGAGACCTGAAACGTCATTTACAAACTCATTCTTGA